Proteins encoded in a region of the Neodiprion lecontei isolate iyNeoLeco1 chromosome 5, iyNeoLeco1.1, whole genome shotgun sequence genome:
- the LOC124294406 gene encoding cytochrome P450 4C1-like isoform X2: MDPLTVATLAVACFVLYRIINFTVKLFKVALLFEYPLNAEEIPSLPFIGHAYLFTGGNEAILNRINQLGKNYPTWCRVSIGDNPLYLITLPKHLKEILLTPKTIEKNYLYEFGRPWLGDGLITSPASVWEVHRKLIQPSFNPVALKSFVETFATLSVTLAKKMEQHLDGSEFEVRKYVSLCALDAICATAMGINLKAMESGKCEFDEAVTKLIHIVFKRSISPWLYPDFIFNRTQLGTDQRKHIRSMQEFGINVIRQKKATIVRRSDEGVSADNEQDSFGKFAAGPQILIENLLRLSTDNKTLTDENIQNHVDTMIVAGTDTVASTMNYVLLMLASHQDIQEKIYQELCDIFGENVSHDDSEELQITMDHLSRMTYMERVIKETMRLFPGAPIIGREATDDFELGQFTMRKGTSVMLNIFGVHRSEKYWPDPLKFDPDRFLPERFATQEPYSYLPFSGGRRNCIGSKYAMIFMKTITATILWKYVLTKDKVILVKDLRLTFDFLLRSVDPDTFRIARRVK; the protein is encoded by the exons ATGGACCCTTTGACGGTAGCCACGCTTGCGGTGGCATGCTTCGTATTGTACCggataatcaattttacagtCAAGCTGTTCAAAGTTGCTTTGCTCTTCGAATACCCGCTGAACGCTGAGGAAATACCGAGTCTGCCTTTCATAGGCCATGCGTATCTCTTTACTGGGGGTAATGAAG CCATATTAAACAGGATAAATCAACTGGGGAAAAACTATCCTACGTGGTGTCGAGTTTCAATTGGTGACAATCCATTGTACTTGATAACTTTACCTAAACATCTGAAG GAGATACTCCTCACTCCGAAGaccattgagaaaaattacttgtACGAATTCGGGCGACCCTGGTTGGGGGACGGATTAATCACATCTCCTG CGTCAGTATGGGAAGTGCACCGAAAACTAATTCAGCCGTCCTTTAATCCCGTGGCTCTCAAGTCTTTCGTCGAAACATTTGCCACTCTGTCAGTGACACTGGCCAAAAAGATGGAGCAACACTTGGACGGATCGGAATTCGAAGTACGCAAATACGTTTCGCTGTGTGCATTGGACGCAATCTGTG CGACGGCTATGGGCATCAATCTGAAAGCAATGGAGTCCGGGAAATGTGAATTCGACGAAGCAGTAACTAA GTTGATACATATTGTCTTCAAACGAAGCATTAGCCCTTGGCTGTACCCAGACTTCATTTTCAACCGTACTCAACTTGGCACGGACCAAAGGAAACACATTAGGTCTATGCAAGAGTTTGGTATCAAC GTCATCCGACAGAAGAAAGCAACAATCGTCCGTCGTAGTGATGAAGGAGTATCGGCCGATAACGAACAAGATTCTTTTGGCAAG TTCGCGGCTGGACCTCAGATACTGATAGAAAATCTCCTGAGACTATCGACCGACAACAAAACGCTGACAGATGAAAACATCCAGAATCATGTTGATACGATGATCGTAGCT GGCACCGATACAGTGGCCAGCACGATGAACTATGTTTTGTTAATGCTGGCATCCCACCAAGACATTCAG gaaaaaatataccaGGAATTGTGTGACATTTTTGGAGAGAATGTCTCACACGATGACAGTGAAGAGTTACAGATTACGATGGATCACTTATCGAGAATGACGTACATGGAAAGAGTGATCAAAGAAACTATGCGCCTGTTCCCGGGTGCGCCCATAATCGGCCGTGAAGCAACGGATGATTTCGAATTAG GCCAATTTACAATGCGAAAAGGGACTTCGGTCATGCTTAATATTTTCGGCGTTCATAGAAGTGAGAAATACTGGCCCGACCCTCTAAAATTTGATCCAGACAGATTCTTACCCGAAAGATTCGCGACACAAGAACCATACTCATACTTACCATTCAGTGGAGGACGAAGAAATTGTATCG GATCGAAGTACGCTATGATCTTCATGAAGACAATCACCGCAACGATTCTCTGGAAGTACGTTCTGACCAAGGATAAAGTGATACTAGTCAAAGATTTACGGTTGACTTTCGACTTTCTCCTGAGATCTGTTGATCCTGATACATTCAGGATTGCGAGACGCGTTAAATAG
- the LOC124294406 gene encoding cytochrome P450 4C1-like isoform X1: MDPLTVATLAVACFVLYRIINFTVKLFKVALLFEYPLNAEEIPSLPFIGHAYLFTGGNEAILNRINQLGKNYPTWCRVSIGDNPLYLITLPKHLKEILLTPKTIEKNYLYEFGRPWLGDGLITSPASVWEVHRKLIQPSFNPVALKSFVETFATLSVTLAKKMEQHLDGSEFEVRKYVSLCALDAICATAMGINLKAMESGKCEFDEAVTKLIHIVFKRSISPWLYPDFIFNRTQLGTDQRKHIRSMQEFGINVIRQKKATIVRRSDEGVSADNEQDSFGNFAAGPQILIENLLRLSTDNKTLTDENIQNHVDTMIVAGTDTVASTMNYVLLMLASHQDIQEKIYQELCDIFGENVSHDDSEELQITMDHLSRMTYMERVIKETMRLFPGAPIIGREATDDFELGQFTMRKGTSVMLNIFGVHRSEKYWPDPLKFDPDRFLPERFATQEPYSYLPFSGGRRNCIGSKYAMIFMKTITATILWKYVLTKDKVILVKDLRLTFDFLLRSVDPDTFRIARRVK; this comes from the exons ATGGACCCTTTGACGGTAGCCACGCTTGCGGTGGCATGCTTCGTATTGTACCggataatcaattttacagtCAAGCTGTTCAAAGTTGCTTTGCTCTTCGAATACCCGCTGAACGCTGAGGAAATACCGAGTCTGCCTTTCATAGGCCATGCGTATCTCTTTACTGGGGGTAATGAAG CCATATTAAACAGGATAAATCAACTGGGGAAAAACTATCCTACGTGGTGTCGAGTTTCAATTGGTGACAATCCATTGTACTTGATAACTTTACCTAAACATCTGAAG GAGATACTCCTCACTCCGAAGaccattgagaaaaattacttgtACGAATTCGGGCGACCCTGGTTGGGGGACGGATTAATCACATCTCCTG CGTCAGTATGGGAAGTGCACCGAAAACTAATTCAGCCGTCCTTTAATCCCGTGGCTCTCAAGTCTTTCGTCGAAACATTTGCCACTCTGTCAGTGACACTGGCCAAAAAGATGGAGCAACACTTGGACGGATCGGAATTCGAAGTACGCAAATACGTTTCGCTGTGTGCATTGGACGCAATCTGTG CGACGGCTATGGGCATCAATCTGAAAGCAATGGAGTCCGGGAAATGTGAATTCGACGAAGCAGTAACTAA GTTGATACATATTGTCTTCAAACGAAGCATTAGCCCTTGGCTGTACCCAGACTTCATTTTCAACCGTACTCAACTTGGCACGGACCAAAGGAAACACATTAGGTCTATGCAAGAGTTTGGTATCAAC GTCATCCGACAGAAGAAAGCAACAATCGTCCGTCGTAGTGATGAAGGAGTATCGGCCGATAACGAACAAGATTCTTTTG gtAATTTCGCGGCTGGACCTCAGATACTGATAGAAAATCTCCTGAGACTATCGACCGACAACAAAACGCTGACAGATGAAAACATCCAGAATCATGTTGATACGATGATCGTAGCT GGCACCGATACAGTGGCCAGCACGATGAACTATGTTTTGTTAATGCTGGCATCCCACCAAGACATTCAG gaaaaaatataccaGGAATTGTGTGACATTTTTGGAGAGAATGTCTCACACGATGACAGTGAAGAGTTACAGATTACGATGGATCACTTATCGAGAATGACGTACATGGAAAGAGTGATCAAAGAAACTATGCGCCTGTTCCCGGGTGCGCCCATAATCGGCCGTGAAGCAACGGATGATTTCGAATTAG GCCAATTTACAATGCGAAAAGGGACTTCGGTCATGCTTAATATTTTCGGCGTTCATAGAAGTGAGAAATACTGGCCCGACCCTCTAAAATTTGATCCAGACAGATTCTTACCCGAAAGATTCGCGACACAAGAACCATACTCATACTTACCATTCAGTGGAGGACGAAGAAATTGTATCG GATCGAAGTACGCTATGATCTTCATGAAGACAATCACCGCAACGATTCTCTGGAAGTACGTTCTGACCAAGGATAAAGTGATACTAGTCAAAGATTTACGGTTGACTTTCGACTTTCTCCTGAGATCTGTTGATCCTGATACATTCAGGATTGCGAGACGCGTTAAATAG